A single region of the Streptomyces sp. NBC_01381 genome encodes:
- a CDS encoding helix-turn-helix domain-containing protein, translating to MSIGNSPEDDRPSDDRPADDHPAAEIPLDDRPSIGRALQQARIEAGLTVDEISSSTRVRVPIVHAIEEDDFSRCGGDVYARGHIRTLARAVGLDPALLLAQYDEAHGGRPPAPTPAAPLFEAERIRSEPRRPNWTAAMVAAIVAVIGFVGFTAFSGGDDGDGSKTQVAEGSTPATSKPATKPAPDKPADPKPDPSDSAIAGAPKDKVTVKVSAPDGRSWISAKDHNGRTLFDGVLEQGESKSFQDQQKIDLVLGDAGAIALYVNGKAIENEFEPGQVERLTYTKGDPEVG from the coding sequence GTGTCCATCGGCAACTCCCCTGAAGACGACCGCCCTTCAGACGACCGACCCGCAGACGACCACCCGGCAGCTGAGATCCCGTTGGACGACCGCCCCTCGATCGGGCGTGCGCTGCAGCAGGCGCGCATCGAGGCGGGGCTGACCGTCGACGAGATCAGTTCCTCCACGCGGGTGCGCGTCCCGATCGTGCACGCGATCGAAGAGGACGACTTCTCCCGGTGTGGCGGCGACGTGTACGCCCGCGGTCACATCCGGACCCTCGCGCGCGCCGTGGGGCTCGATCCCGCCCTCCTGCTCGCCCAGTACGACGAGGCGCACGGCGGGCGGCCGCCTGCGCCCACCCCGGCTGCGCCGCTCTTCGAGGCCGAACGGATCCGGTCGGAGCCGCGCAGGCCGAACTGGACGGCGGCCATGGTCGCCGCCATCGTCGCCGTGATCGGCTTCGTCGGGTTCACCGCGTTCAGCGGCGGCGACGACGGGGATGGCTCCAAGACGCAGGTCGCCGAGGGCTCCACGCCCGCGACCAGCAAGCCCGCCACGAAGCCCGCGCCCGACAAGCCCGCCGACCCCAAGCCCGACCCGTCCGACAGCGCCATCGCCGGCGCCCCCAAGGACAAGGTCACGGTCAAGGTCAGCGCGCCCGACGGCCGCAGCTGGATCTCGGCCAAGGACCACAACGGCCGGACGCTCTTCGACGGCGTCCTCGAACAGGGCGAGTCGAAGAGCTTCCAGGACCAGCAGAAGATCGATCTCGTCCTCGGCGACGCCGGCGCGATCGCGCTGTACGTGAACGGCAAGGCGATCGAGAACGAGTTCGAGCCCGGTCAGGTGGAGCGGCTCACGTACACCAAGGGCGATCCCGAGGTCGGCTAA
- a CDS encoding Dps family protein, which yields MYVVKSPLSDADLKTVSDALQGALVDLVDLSLVAKQIHWNVVGPRFRSVHLQLDEVVDTARLHSDTVAERASTLGVPPDGRASTVARSSGIGAVAEGWVKDADAVGTLVDALGAVITRMRERVEATGDADPVSQDIFIGITADLEKHHWMFQAENG from the coding sequence ATGTACGTCGTGAAGAGCCCTCTGTCCGATGCGGACCTGAAGACGGTCTCGGACGCCCTGCAGGGCGCGCTGGTGGACCTGGTCGATCTCTCCCTGGTGGCCAAACAGATCCATTGGAACGTGGTCGGGCCGCGCTTCCGCTCCGTCCATCTGCAGCTCGACGAGGTCGTGGACACGGCGCGGCTGCACTCCGACACGGTGGCCGAGCGGGCCTCCACGCTGGGTGTCCCGCCCGACGGGCGGGCCTCGACGGTGGCGCGGAGCAGTGGGATCGGTGCGGTCGCCGAAGGCTGGGTCAAGGACGCGGACGCGGTGGGGACGCTCGTGGACGCGCTCGGTGCGGTGATCACGCGGATGCGGGAGCGGGTCGAGGCGACGGGGGATGCGGATCCGGTGAGCCAGGACATCTTCATCGGGATCACGGCGGATCTTGAGAAGCATCACTGGATGTTCCAGGCGGAGAACGGGTGA
- a CDS encoding Fpg/Nei family DNA glycosylase, with amino-acid sequence MPEGDSVHQAARRLHTALAGHTVTRSDLRVPKLATVDLTGRTVLDVTPRGKHLLTRFEGGLTLHSHLRMDGSWRVYAPGERWSGGPGHQIRAIIGTADRTAVGYRLPVLELLRTADEHKAVGHLGPDLLGPDWDADQALRNLLAAPERALGEALLDQRNLAGIGNIYKSELCFLIGATPWLPIGELPADKASRLPALAKKLLEANRERPARTTTGRTRTDQRLYVYGRAPRPCLRCGTPVRTADQGDGSRSRPTYWCPTCQPGPTP; translated from the coding sequence ATGCCCGAAGGAGACTCCGTCCACCAGGCGGCCCGGCGACTGCACACCGCCCTCGCCGGGCACACCGTCACGCGCTCCGACCTTCGCGTGCCGAAGCTCGCGACCGTCGACCTCACCGGGCGCACCGTCCTGGACGTGACCCCGCGCGGCAAGCACCTCCTGACCCGCTTCGAAGGCGGCCTGACCCTGCACTCGCACCTCCGTATGGACGGCTCCTGGCGGGTGTACGCACCCGGCGAGCGCTGGAGCGGCGGCCCAGGCCACCAGATCCGGGCCATCATCGGCACCGCCGACCGCACAGCCGTCGGCTACCGCCTGCCCGTACTCGAACTGCTCCGCACCGCCGACGAGCACAAGGCAGTGGGCCACCTCGGCCCCGACCTCCTGGGCCCCGACTGGGACGCCGACCAGGCCCTGCGCAACCTCCTCGCCGCACCCGAGCGCGCCCTCGGCGAGGCCCTGCTCGACCAGCGCAATCTCGCGGGCATCGGCAACATCTACAAGAGCGAGCTCTGCTTCCTCATCGGCGCCACCCCCTGGCTGCCCATCGGCGAGCTCCCCGCCGACAAGGCGTCCCGCCTCCCCGCCCTCGCCAAGAAGCTCCTGGAAGCCAACCGCGAGCGCCCGGCCCGCACCACCACCGGCCGCACCCGTACGGACCAGCGCCTGTACGTCTATGGCCGCGCCCCGCGCCCCTGCCTCCGCTGTGGCACCCCCGTCCGCACGGCCGACCAGGGCGACGGCTCCCGCAGCCGCCCCACCTACTGGTGCCCCACCTGCCAGCCGGGCCCGACCCCCTGA
- the rimO gene encoding 30S ribosomal protein S12 methylthiotransferase RimO — MPERRTVALVTLGCARNEVDSEELAGRLEADGWQLVEAAEDADVAVVNTCGFVEAAKKDSVDALLEANDLKGHGKTQAVVAVGCMAERYGKELAEALPEADGVLGFDDYTDISSRLQTILNGGSVEAHTPRDRRKLLPISPAERQEAGSDVALPGHAPVDLPDGLAPASGPRAPLRRRLGTNPVASVKLASGCDRRCSFCAIPSFRGSFISRRPSDVLGETRWLAEQGVKEVMLVSENNTSYGKDLGDIRLLETLLPELAAVDGIERVRVSYLQPAEMRPGLIDVLTSTEKVAPYFDLSFQHSAPDVLRAMRRFGDTDRFLELLDTIRTKAPQAGVRSNFIVGFPGESDADVAELERFLTGARLDAIGVFGYSDEEGTEAATYEHKLDQDVVDERLAHISRLAEELTSQRADERLGETLEVLVEAVDEEDGAIGRAAHQAPETDGQIRFTGAMGGDALEVGRMVVAKVVGTEGVDLVAECLEEAGR; from the coding sequence ATGCCCGAACGCCGCACCGTCGCCCTTGTCACTCTTGGCTGCGCCCGTAACGAGGTGGACTCGGAGGAGCTCGCAGGCCGCTTGGAGGCGGACGGCTGGCAACTCGTCGAGGCCGCCGAAGACGCGGACGTCGCCGTAGTCAACACCTGTGGATTCGTCGAAGCCGCCAAGAAGGACTCCGTCGACGCCCTTCTGGAAGCCAATGACCTCAAGGGTCATGGCAAGACTCAGGCCGTCGTGGCCGTCGGCTGCATGGCCGAGCGGTACGGCAAGGAGCTGGCCGAAGCCCTCCCCGAAGCCGACGGTGTCCTCGGCTTCGACGACTACACCGACATCTCCTCCCGGCTGCAGACCATCCTGAACGGCGGCAGCGTCGAGGCCCACACCCCGCGCGACCGGCGCAAGCTGCTGCCGATCAGCCCCGCGGAGCGGCAGGAGGCCGGCTCGGACGTCGCGCTGCCCGGGCACGCGCCCGTGGACCTCCCCGACGGCCTGGCGCCCGCCTCGGGGCCGCGTGCTCCGCTGCGCCGCCGCCTGGGCACCAACCCCGTCGCCTCCGTGAAGCTGGCCTCCGGCTGCGACCGGCGGTGCTCCTTCTGCGCCATCCCGTCCTTCCGTGGCTCCTTCATCTCGCGGCGCCCGTCGGACGTGCTCGGCGAGACGCGCTGGCTGGCCGAGCAGGGCGTCAAGGAGGTGATGCTCGTCTCCGAGAACAACACCTCGTACGGCAAGGACCTGGGTGACATCCGTCTCCTGGAGACGCTGCTTCCGGAGCTGGCCGCCGTCGACGGCATCGAGCGCGTACGGGTCAGCTACCTGCAGCCGGCCGAGATGCGGCCCGGACTCATCGACGTACTGACGTCCACGGAGAAGGTCGCGCCCTACTTCGACCTGTCCTTCCAGCACTCGGCGCCCGATGTGCTGCGCGCGATGCGGCGCTTCGGGGACACCGACCGCTTCCTGGAGCTCCTGGACACCATTCGGACGAAGGCGCCGCAGGCCGGCGTCCGGTCCAACTTCATCGTGGGCTTCCCCGGCGAGAGCGACGCCGACGTGGCCGAGCTCGAGCGGTTCCTCACGGGTGCGCGCCTCGACGCCATCGGCGTCTTCGGGTACTCCGACGAGGAGGGCACCGAAGCGGCGACGTACGAGCACAAGCTGGATCAGGACGTCGTCGACGAGCGGCTCGCGCACATCTCGCGGCTCGCCGAGGAACTGACCTCGCAGCGCGCCGACGAGCGCCTCGGAGAGACCCTTGAGGTGCTCGTCGAGGCCGTGGACGAGGAGGACGGCGCCATCGGCCGCGCCGCGCACCAGGCGCCCGAGACGGACGGCCAGATCCGCTTCACGGGCGCCATGGGTGGGGATGCCCTCGAGGTCGGCCGTATGGTCGTGGCAAAGGTGGTCGGCACGGAGGGCGTGGACTTGGTGGCTGAGTGTCTCGAGGAGGCCGGCAGATGA
- a CDS encoding helix-turn-helix domain-containing protein yields the protein MILLRRLLGDVLRRQRQRQGRTLREVSSSARVSLGYLSEVERGQKEASSELLSAICDALDVRMSELMREVSDELSLAELAASAAATEPVRAPVRPMLNSVSVSGVPPERVTIKAPAEAVDVVAA from the coding sequence ATGATTCTGCTCCGTCGCCTGCTGGGTGACGTGCTGCGTCGGCAGCGCCAGCGCCAGGGCCGTACTCTGCGCGAAGTCTCCTCGTCCGCCCGAGTCTCGCTCGGCTATCTCTCCGAGGTGGAGCGGGGGCAGAAGGAGGCATCCTCCGAGCTGCTTTCCGCGATCTGCGACGCGCTTGACGTACGGATGTCCGAGCTCATGCGCGAGGTGAGCGATGAGCTCTCTCTCGCGGAACTGGCTGCGTCGGCAGCGGCTACGGAACCGGTGCGCGCACCGGTTCGACCCATGCTCAATTCCGTCTCGGTGAGCGGTGTGCCGCCGGAACGGGTGACGATCAAGGCGCCTGCGGAGGCGGTGGACGTCGTCGCTGCGTGA
- the pgsA gene encoding CDP-diacylglycerol--glycerol-3-phosphate 3-phosphatidyltransferase: MTGVPASAAGGSGAQGAKPVRGGKLGAAAVNQASVWNVANLLTVIRLLLVPGFVMLLLADGGYDQAWRAWAWAAFAVAMITDLFDGHLARTYNLVTDFGKIADPIADKAIMGAALICLSYLGDLPWWVTGVILGRELGITLLRFWVIRFGVIPASRGGKMKTLAQGTAVGMYVLPLTGPLATLRFWVMALAVVLTVVTGLDYVRQAVVLRRQGLAEAREAAAAADGAAAGEARESAS; the protein is encoded by the coding sequence ATGACCGGAGTCCCGGCATCCGCGGCGGGCGGCTCCGGCGCGCAGGGCGCCAAGCCGGTGCGCGGCGGGAAGCTGGGCGCTGCGGCCGTCAACCAGGCCAGCGTGTGGAACGTCGCCAACCTGCTGACCGTGATCCGGCTGCTGCTCGTGCCGGGTTTCGTGATGCTGCTGCTCGCCGACGGCGGATACGACCAGGCCTGGCGCGCGTGGGCCTGGGCGGCCTTCGCCGTCGCCATGATCACCGACCTGTTCGACGGGCACCTGGCGCGTACGTACAACCTGGTCACGGACTTCGGGAAGATCGCCGACCCGATCGCCGACAAGGCGATCATGGGCGCCGCGCTGATCTGCCTCTCCTACCTCGGTGATCTGCCCTGGTGGGTGACGGGAGTGATTCTCGGGCGCGAGCTCGGGATCACGCTGCTGCGCTTCTGGGTGATCCGCTTCGGGGTCATTCCGGCGAGCCGCGGCGGCAAGATGAAGACCCTCGCCCAGGGCACGGCGGTCGGGATGTACGTCCTTCCGCTGACCGGGCCGCTTGCGACGCTGCGGTTCTGGGTGATGGCGCTCGCCGTCGTGCTGACCGTGGTGACCGGGCTCGACTATGTGCGGCAGGCCGTCGTGCTGCGGCGCCAGGGCCTGGCCGAGGCGCGGGAAGCGGCCGCAGCGGCCGACGGGGCCGCCGCCGGGGAGGCTCGGGAGTCGGCGTCGTGA
- a CDS encoding DNA translocase FtsK: protein MASRPSAAKKTPAKKAAAPTKAPAKKAAAKKPPAKKAPAKKAPAKKAAAKKPAPKPAPNPTGGVYRLVRALWLGLAHSVGAMFRGIGRGAKGLDPAHRKDGLALLLLGIALIVAAGTWSNLRGPVGDLVEMLVTGAFGRLDLLLPILLAVIGVRLIRHPEKPDANGRIVIGLSALVIGVLGQVHIACGAPSRDDGMQAIRDAGGLIGWGASAPLTFTMGEVLAVPLLALLTVFGLLVVTATPVNAIPQRLRLLGTKLGIVQAEPEAADSEFSDDDERYDDQWREALPARSRRRAGATEPYDPDQAEQAALSKRRRPRRASVQPALDRPMDAVDVAAAAAAALDGAVLHGMPPSPLVADLTQGVSGDRQEREARESTAPVPTARATDSPPPGALRRKAERPADSAVPDLTKAAPEAPRDLPPRAEQLQLAGDITYALPSLDLLERGGPGKSRSAANDAVVDSLSNVFTEFKVDAAVTGFTRGPTVTRYEIELGPAVKVEKITALAKNIAYAVASPDVRIISPIPGKSAVGIEIPNTDREMVNVGDVLRLADAAEDDHPMLVALGKDVEGGYVMANMAKMPHILVAGATGSGKSSCINCLITSIMIRATPEDVRMVLVDPKRVELTAYEGIPHLITPIITNPKRAAEALQWVVREMDLRYDDLAAFGYRHIDDFNQAVRDGKLKTPEGSERELKTYPYLLVIVDELADLMMVAPRDVEDSIVRITQLARAAGIHLVLATQRPSVDVVTGLIKANVPSRLAFATSSLADSRVILDQPGAEKLIGKGDGLFLPMGANKPTRMQGAFVTEDEIHAVVQHCKDQMAPVFRDDVTVGTKQKKEIDEDIGDDLDLLCQAAELVVSTQFGSTSMLQRKLRVGFAKAGRLMDLMESRGIVGPSEGSKARDVLVKPDELDGVLAVIRGEAHP, encoded by the coding sequence ATGGCCTCACGTCCGTCCGCAGCCAAGAAGACGCCCGCGAAGAAGGCGGCCGCGCCCACCAAGGCTCCGGCGAAGAAGGCCGCTGCCAAGAAGCCGCCCGCCAAGAAGGCCCCGGCGAAGAAGGCGCCCGCCAAGAAAGCCGCCGCGAAGAAGCCCGCACCCAAGCCGGCGCCCAACCCCACGGGCGGCGTCTACCGGCTCGTACGCGCTCTCTGGCTGGGCCTCGCGCACAGTGTCGGCGCGATGTTCCGTGGCATAGGGCGCGGAGCCAAGGGGCTCGACCCGGCGCACCGCAAGGACGGCCTCGCGCTGCTGCTGCTCGGCATCGCGCTGATCGTCGCCGCCGGGACGTGGTCGAATCTGCGCGGGCCCGTGGGCGACCTCGTCGAGATGCTGGTGACCGGCGCGTTCGGCCGCCTCGATCTGCTGCTTCCGATACTGCTCGCGGTCATCGGCGTACGCCTCATCCGGCACCCCGAGAAGCCCGACGCCAACGGCCGCATCGTGATCGGCCTGTCCGCGCTCGTCATCGGCGTCCTCGGCCAGGTGCACATCGCCTGCGGGGCGCCCTCCCGTGACGACGGCATGCAGGCCATAAGGGACGCGGGCGGGCTCATCGGCTGGGGCGCGTCCGCTCCGCTGACCTTCACGATGGGCGAGGTCCTCGCCGTACCGCTGCTCGCCCTGCTGACCGTCTTCGGACTGCTCGTGGTCACGGCGACGCCGGTCAACGCGATTCCGCAGCGGCTGCGGCTGCTCGGCACCAAGCTCGGCATCGTCCAGGCGGAGCCCGAGGCGGCCGACAGCGAGTTCTCCGACGACGACGAGCGGTACGACGACCAGTGGCGCGAGGCGCTGCCCGCGCGCTCGCGCAGGAGGGCCGGAGCCACCGAGCCCTACGACCCCGACCAGGCCGAGCAGGCGGCGCTCTCCAAGCGGCGCAGGCCGCGCCGTGCGTCGGTGCAGCCGGCGCTCGACCGGCCGATGGACGCGGTGGACGTGGCGGCCGCCGCTGCCGCCGCCCTGGACGGCGCGGTCCTGCACGGCATGCCGCCGTCGCCGCTGGTCGCCGACCTGACGCAGGGTGTCTCCGGCGACCGCCAAGAGCGCGAGGCGCGGGAGTCCACGGCGCCCGTGCCGACCGCGCGGGCGACGGACAGCCCGCCGCCCGGCGCGCTGCGCAGGAAGGCCGAGCGGCCCGCCGACTCCGCCGTGCCGGACCTCACCAAGGCCGCCCCGGAAGCGCCGCGGGACCTGCCGCCGCGCGCCGAGCAGCTGCAGCTCGCCGGCGACATCACGTACGCGCTGCCCTCGCTCGACCTCCTCGAGCGCGGTGGCCCCGGCAAGTCCCGCAGCGCCGCCAACGACGCGGTCGTCGACTCGCTGTCGAACGTCTTCACGGAGTTCAAGGTCGACGCCGCCGTCACCGGCTTCACGCGCGGCCCGACGGTCACGCGGTACGAGATCGAGCTGGGCCCCGCCGTGAAGGTCGAGAAGATCACGGCACTGGCCAAGAACATCGCGTACGCCGTCGCGTCCCCGGACGTCCGGATCATCTCGCCGATCCCCGGCAAGTCCGCGGTCGGCATCGAGATCCCGAACACCGACCGCGAGATGGTCAACGTCGGCGACGTGCTGCGCCTCGCGGACGCGGCCGAGGACGATCACCCCATGCTGGTCGCGCTCGGCAAGGACGTCGAGGGTGGCTACGTCATGGCCAACATGGCGAAGATGCCGCACATCCTGGTCGCCGGAGCCACCGGCTCCGGAAAGTCGTCCTGCATCAACTGCCTGATCACTTCGATCATGATAAGAGCGACGCCCGAGGACGTACGGATGGTCCTCGTCGACCCCAAGCGCGTCGAGCTCACCGCGTACGAGGGCATTCCGCACCTGATCACGCCGATCATCACCAACCCCAAGCGGGCCGCCGAGGCGCTCCAGTGGGTCGTACGCGAGATGGACCTGCGCTACGACGACCTGGCGGCGTTCGGCTACCGGCACATCGACGACTTCAACCAGGCCGTGCGCGATGGCAAGCTCAAGACGCCCGAGGGCAGTGAGCGGGAGCTCAAGACCTATCCGTATCTGCTGGTGATCGTCGACGAGCTCGCGGACCTGATGATGGTCGCGCCGCGCGACGTCGAGGACTCGATCGTGCGCATCACGCAGCTCGCGCGCGCGGCCGGCATCCACCTGGTGCTCGCCACGCAGCGGCCCTCCGTGGACGTCGTGACCGGTCTGATCAAGGCGAACGTGCCCTCGCGGCTCGCCTTCGCGACCTCGTCGCTCGCCGACAGCCGGGTCATCCTCGACCAGCCGGGTGCGGAGAAGCTCATCGGAAAGGGTGACGGTCTGTTCCTGCCGATGGGCGCGAACAAGCCCACCCGTATGCAGGGCGCCTTCGTCACCGAGGACGAGATCCACGCGGTGGTCCAGCACTGCAAGGACCAGATGGCGCCGGTCTTCCGGGACGACGTCACCGTCGGCACCAAGCAGAAGAAGGAGATCGACGAGGACATCGGCGATGACCTCGATCTGCTGTGCCAGGCCGCTGAGCTGGTGGTTTCCACCCAGTTCGGGTCCACATCGATGCTCCAGCGCAAGCTGCGCGTCGGTTTCGCCAAGGCCGGACGGCTCATGGACCTCATGGAATCCCGCGGCATCGTCGGCCCCAGCGAGGGCTCCAAGGCACGTGACGTTCTTGTGAAACCCGATGAGCTGGACGGCGTGCTCGCGGTGATCCGGGGGGAGGCTCACCCGTAA
- a CDS encoding SDR family NAD(P)-dependent oxidoreductase: protein MPLTAYDLTGRTTFVTGAASGIGRASAVLLAEAGATVHCADRDEQGLHETATLIKTAGGTAHIHPLDVADRAQVDQAVATAAATAATGRLDVMAAIAGIMHSSPVLETRDEDLDRVLNINFKGVLYACQAAARTMIATKPKPQAQPQAQPQAQPQATGTRTQPPTGSIITMASGAVDTGGPGLLCYGAAKAAVVQLTKTLATEVGPHGIRVNAVAPGWIRTPMTHRHDTEAQAHTEGIMVRMSPLGRVGEPEDIAHAVLHLASDASAFTTGQILRPNGGVAMPW from the coding sequence ATGCCCCTCACGGCGTACGACCTCACCGGACGCACCACATTCGTCACGGGCGCGGCCAGCGGCATCGGCCGGGCCTCGGCCGTCCTCCTCGCCGAGGCGGGCGCCACCGTCCACTGCGCCGACCGCGACGAGCAGGGGCTCCACGAGACGGCCACGCTCATCAAGACGGCGGGCGGCACGGCACACATCCATCCGCTGGACGTGGCCGACCGGGCCCAGGTCGACCAGGCCGTCGCGACCGCGGCCGCGACCGCCGCCACCGGCCGCCTGGACGTGATGGCCGCCATCGCCGGGATCATGCACAGCAGCCCGGTCCTCGAGACCCGTGACGAGGACCTCGACCGGGTCCTGAACATCAACTTCAAGGGCGTCCTGTACGCGTGCCAGGCGGCAGCCCGCACCATGATCGCCACAAAACCCAAACCCCAAGCCCAACCCCAAGCCCAACCCCAAGCCCAACCCCAAGCGACCGGCACCCGCACCCAACCCCCCACCGGCAGCATCATCACCATGGCCTCGGGCGCCGTGGACACCGGCGGCCCCGGACTCCTCTGCTACGGCGCGGCGAAAGCAGCCGTAGTGCAGCTCACCAAGACCCTCGCCACCGAAGTGGGCCCGCACGGCATCCGCGTCAACGCCGTCGCACCGGGCTGGATCCGCACCCCCATGACGCATCGCCACGACACCGAGGCGCAAGCGCACACCGAGGGGATCATGGTCCGCATGTCCCCGCTGGGCCGCGTCGGCGAACCGGAGGACATCGCACACGCCGTACTGCATCTGGCATCCGACGCGTCCGCCTTCACGACGGGCCAGATCCTCCGCCCGAACGGCGGCGTCGCCATGCCTTGGTAG
- a CDS encoding CinA family protein, whose protein sequence is MGLLAARGETLAVAESLTGGLVAAEVTAVPGASRVFRGSVTAYATELKHKVLGVDDSLLAERGAVDAEVALQMAAGVREVLGADWGIATTGVAGPDPQDGQPVGTVFVAVHGPGSGLRSEGKVTALRLNGERSDIRMESVRSVLTLLVERLSGERAGNGRAQDTEQNGGN, encoded by the coding sequence CTGGGCCTGCTGGCGGCGCGGGGTGAGACGCTCGCCGTCGCCGAGTCGCTGACCGGCGGTCTGGTGGCCGCCGAGGTGACGGCGGTGCCGGGGGCCTCGCGGGTCTTCCGGGGGTCCGTGACGGCGTACGCGACCGAACTGAAGCACAAAGTGCTCGGGGTCGACGACAGCCTGCTCGCCGAGCGCGGGGCCGTGGACGCCGAGGTTGCGCTGCAGATGGCGGCCGGTGTGCGCGAGGTGCTCGGGGCGGACTGGGGGATCGCCACGACGGGCGTCGCCGGTCCTGATCCGCAGGACGGACAGCCGGTCGGAACGGTGTTCGTGGCCGTCCACGGGCCGGGTTCCGGGCTTCGCTCTGAGGGGAAAGTGACCGCTCTGCGGTTGAACGGTGAGCGTTCGGACATCCGTATGGAGAGTGTACGGAGCGTGCTCACGCTGCTCGTCGAGCGGCTTTCCGGCGAACGTGCCGGGAATGGGCGGGCACAGGATACGGAACAGAACGGGGGGAATTGA